The Kineococcus radiotolerans SRS30216 = ATCC BAA-149 genomic interval GACCGCGTCCGCCGCGCTCACCGGCCGGCCAGCGCGGCGACCACGGCGCGCACGGGCCCGGGCGCGGTGGCCAGGCGCGGCGCGTCGTAGCGGACGGCGGTCGCGGAGGGCGCCGCCGCGGCGGGCACGGGTTCCTGGGCGCGCAGGTGGACGGCGGGGACCCCGGTGCGGGCGACGAGGGCGGCGACGTGGTCGGCGCGGACCCCGCCGCCGGCCACGACCTCGAGGCGGCCGTCGGCGCGCGCGACGAGGTCGGCGAGGACGTCCGCCCCCTCGGCGGCGGTGGGGGCGCCGCCGGAGGTGAGCACCCGCGCCACGCCCGCGTCGACGAGGGTCTCCAGCGCCCGGGGCAGGTCGGGGAGGGTGTCGAAGGCCTTGTGGAACGTCACGGGCAGGTCCCCGGCGGCCGCCACGAGGCGGGCCAGGACGTCGGTGTCGACGTTCCCGTCCGGGCGCAGCGGGCCGACGACCACGCCGAGGCGCACCCCGGCGGGGGCGGGCAGGGCGCGGACCGCGGCGATGTCGGCGAGCTGGACGTCGACCTCGGCCGGGGAGTACGCGAAGTCCCCGGCGCGCGGGCGGACGAGGACGCTGACCTCCAGGCGCCGCACGCGCTGCAGGACCGCGGTCAGCAGCCCGGCGCTGGGCGTCGTCCCGCCCTCGGGCAGCGCGGCGCAGACCTCGACGCGCGCGGCGCCGCACTCCTCGGCGACGACCGCGCCCTCGACGTCGTCGAGGCAGATCTCGACGGCGGTCGGGGTGCTCACCGGGTGGCCGCCCACGCCCGCAGCGCGGCCCCGGGGGCGATCTCGCCGACGCGCTCGCCCCCGCCCAGGACGGGGACGACGCGCAGGTCCGCGACGCCGGAGACGTCCACGCCGAGACCGGCGAGGACCTCCAGGGCGATGAGGGTGGTGGCGCGGGGGTTGCCGTCGGCGACCTTCAGCGCCACCGACCGCCCCCCGGGACCGGCGACGCCGAGGACCCCTTCCGCCCCGCCCTTGGCCACGGCCCCGGGGACGTGGCGCATGAGCTCGGTGTTGGGGTGGCCGGGGCCGCCGACGAACTCCGGGTGGGCGCGCATCGCGGCCGCGACCCGGCCCGCCGGCTCGCCCGGGTCGGCGAGCCGCAGCGCGCGGAAGGCGGTGGCCAGACCGCGCACGGTGGTCCCGAACAGCGGGGCGCCGCACCCGTCGACGGCGACGTGGCGGACGGGGGTCCCGGTGAGCCCCTCGGTGACGGCCCGCACCCGCTGCTGGAGCGGGTGGCCGGGGTCGAGGTAGTCGCCGGTGGACCAGCCGTTGACGCGGCAGGCCAGCAGCATCGCGGCGTGCTTGCCGGAGCAGTTCATCCGCACCCGGGCGGGCGGCTCACCGGAGCGGACCAGGGCGTCGCGGGTGGGTCCGTCCTGGGGCCGGTCCGCGGGGCAGCCCAGCGCGTCCTCGGTCAGCCCGGCCTCGGCCAGCACGGCGCGCACGACGTCGGCGTGGGCGTCGGTGCCGGTGTGGCTGCCGGCGGCGATCGCCAGCGCCGGGCCCTCCAGCGGCGCCCCGGCCAGCAGGCAGGCCGTCGCCTGCAGGGGTTTCGCCGTCGAGCGCGGCAGGACCGGGGCGTCGCCGTCGCCCAGCTCGGCCGCCACCCCGCCATCGGCGTCGAGGGCGAGCAGCGCGCCGCAGTGGCGGCTCTCGACGAACCCGGAACGGCGGACGACGGCGAGTTCGACGAAGGGTTCAGCCACGAGCGGGCCCCGTTCTCCCGGTGGACGTCGACCGTCGACGGCCCCGTCAGCGTAGGTGGGCGGCGCCCCGCCCGCCCGCGCACCCCGTCAGGCGGGCAGGTGGCGCAGCGGCGGCCCGTCGTACTCCGACAGCGGGCGGATCAGCGAGTTCGCGCCCCGCTGCTCCACGAC includes:
- a CDS encoding copper homeostasis protein CutC → MSTPTAVEICLDDVEGAVVAEECGAARVEVCAALPEGGTTPSAGLLTAVLQRVRRLEVSVLVRPRAGDFAYSPAEVDVQLADIAAVRALPAPAGVRLGVVVGPLRPDGNVDTDVLARLVAAAGDLPVTFHKAFDTLPDLPRALETLVDAGVARVLTSGGAPTAAEGADVLADLVARADGRLEVVAGGGVRADHVAALVARTGVPAVHLRAQEPVPAAAAPSATAVRYDAPRLATAPGPVRAVVAALAGR
- a CDS encoding asparaginase, with amino-acid sequence MAEPFVELAVVRRSGFVESRHCGALLALDADGGVAAELGDGDAPVLPRSTAKPLQATACLLAGAPLEGPALAIAAGSHTGTDAHADVVRAVLAEAGLTEDALGCPADRPQDGPTRDALVRSGEPPARVRMNCSGKHAAMLLACRVNGWSTGDYLDPGHPLQQRVRAVTEGLTGTPVRHVAVDGCGAPLFGTTVRGLATAFRALRLADPGEPAGRVAAAMRAHPEFVGGPGHPNTELMRHVPGAVAKGGAEGVLGVAGPGGRSVALKVADGNPRATTLIALEVLAGLGVDVSGVADLRVVPVLGGGERVGEIAPGAALRAWAATR